The following proteins are encoded in a genomic region of Corythoichthys intestinalis isolate RoL2023-P3 chromosome 5, ASM3026506v1, whole genome shotgun sequence:
- the nup205 gene encoding nuclear pore complex protein Nup205, whose amino-acid sequence MAVQMAVNSGASLWGPLKELWETVEGAVLRRQPESFHLLDLQLKKHKPQFLSLFKNPPKSAEQREKVRKASTDGIAIQGQQGSRLLPEQLLSEAFIISDLFDIGELAALELLLAGEQQQSHFPGLTRGLVAVLLYWDGKLCVANSLRTLIQSRHGKTFTLDLSGELVSLTTHFTDELMCQGLTKRILTLVNEINLTREFERLQKERGLGNEKHRKEVADLIKECRRALADSLFAWTCQSPLTKDDTLALIGHLETVSAQADGSLDSVNLALVMALMYCLDVSFIEQGTEDREDLLQALPLLTERQYVLAVHSRLTDSQPWKLPGLQAVCRLTWALSLRVLSQLPQGAALVEFTEADEVLADQAVLGDVFLFMKEGMLDCESCLQEEFYIRRLHSLITDFLALMPMKVKHLRNRADEDARLLHMSLQMDNEPPSSLRKDLDHLMMLIGEFYNKDPFGLELGLDFWCPTDPLQHNSLQGSYLGMALQRPPHKQVVLSKFVRQMGDLLPSTLYISYLRMLKGLANGPQCAHYCFSLLKTNGASHGDNIQGVAGSPVSWEHFFHSLMLYHENLRRDLPNPDTVHYRQPPIRGITQRELEGLTSFLQLLTTIITWSENARLALCEHPQWTPVVVMLGLLQCSVPPVLKAELLLCLAAFGKSPEIAASLWQSLEYTQILQTVRAPGQRQAAGIEMELNEIESSCEEYPLTRGFCHLISTLAESSVPLNLGAGLRVPGFQPYLNFLRDTVFLAFPTRAYRHPAEKWEVADTTLEVFHKLLRDYEPQPSDFVQEMVELQGELVPAHKPPGHSIMFHLLNDSPMLALCLSVLEEGVRQLDTYAPFPGKKHLESAVLHCLCLLDLTLQKEVVFMDLLRESQPSLLVSPLEQLLQGVSPQTRKADHIVNVARYLYHNDSNPEAAFQSAKILRHIANYPNIQDRLVGDFTHDQVVSEKLMAGFVECLDNDEAEEGTVTENDTDSQKNVARIRHETQVHILNLLITSLELKTPNLALYLLGFDVKKHVSATNLQDPGVLGCPRSCLHAILSLLQRGTEKRSGPALTRHAPHLAELCYQVIYQLCTCSETSGPTMRYLRTSQDFLFSHLQHLPFVPPGDQIAALSQMSWLMKIAAIELRVTSLNRQRSHTQRLVNLLLDDQPLSQHAAEGESGMEEETRSVSGFLHFDSVSKVRRKLLSVLDAIDFSQDMPELLQLDFFERTQIEQVISNCEHVNDQGHTVCNVKLLHRVLVAEVNALQGMAAIGQRPLLMEEVNSILQQVVERNRVRRSLSAKRHALQSWRSLVETLLTACPADLIAVEDRQLIIRDLLLDLHDKVLSEDAAGELMPIVAGAVFTLTAHLSQSVLSEHQEGAALESSSGFASIANSALHLILRKLLDFILCTGGGYQRLRAHLYGSLLYYLQIAQKPEEPDTLQTARSAMWARITAPEDGFSKLQRENLTIIESYGRALMEVVCKDACDGHEISRMLALAVLDRILSIDRQNQWLLFVCNSGYLRSLVESLRRDDAALQSLLAPQPPLLKPLYIYESKMALLTRVAKTNQGAVELLRCGLVAQLIECQVFDMIPDNESHRVTRDLSGFIPSPMDRYRQILLPTLRLFLVILTSTTMNHQQGAAQILQWLIVHADTIQSLLRCPELSVGALQELSLLTGIISKTALPGALEMGSEVNGASLMEFQGHINRFQRLCLLLLGRLAGSERERLLKQAEMSTATVSAERKEEMEVAMQQVCANIMEYCQILLLQSSAQAQFTICLFSPFGGEPAGREGGRTDLTSSLPNMAYSRAPSLGLVLFLLKNSASDFFRFHQSHRQSLGKLQSLDQLPPEELKELCQGLVSGPGGVEKISSVQRSLLAKRRLVQLINNRAKLLALCSYIIETCLFVLWRHLEYYLLHCTPTDPKDYPLPGTTLYQSRLGEDSFGSLQTSSGRGAVSRVSKQDLELLKSDMAAGFGEVLQRKLLEVESLYSQVRSRYAFIQALVRRIRGLLRLPKS is encoded by the exons ATGGCGGTGCAGATGGCGGTAAATTCGG GAGCCAGTCTGTGGGGGCCATTAAAGGAGCTATGGGAGACAGTCGAGGGGGCTGTGTTGAGGCGGCAGCCAGAGAGCTTCCATTTGCTTGACCTACAGTTAAAGAAGCACAAGCCTCAATTCTTGTCCCTATTTAAGAACCCG CCAAAGAGTGCAGAGCAGCGGGAGAAGGTGCGGAAAGCCAGCACCGATGGCATTGCCATTCAGGGTCAGCAGGGGTCCCGACTTCTTCCAGAGCAGCTTCTTTCAGAGGCCTTCATCATCAGTGATTTGTTTGACATTGGCGAATTAGCAGCTTTGGAGCTTTTGTTGGCAG GTGAGCAGCAGCAATCCCACTTTCCAGGTTTGACACGTGGTTTGGTGGCAGTGCTGCTCTATTGGGATGGAAAGCTTTGTGTGGCCAACTCTCTGCGCACACTTATCCAATCACGTCATGGCAAGACTTTCACACTGGACCTAAG tggggagctGGTGTCCCTGACCACACATTTCACAGATGAACTGATGTGCCAGGGTTTGACCAAACGCATACTGACCTTGGTAAACGAGATCAATCTGACACGCGAGTTTGAGCGGCTACAGAAGGAGCGAGGCCTGGGCAATGAAAAGCACAGGAAGGAG GTTGCAGACCTCATCAAAGAATGCAGGCGGGCCCTAGCAGACAGCCTGTTTGCCTGGACTTGCCAGTCACCTTTAACTAAAGATGATACACTAGCTCTCATTGGTCACCTTGAGACAGTATCAGCACAAGCTGATGGTTCACTGGACAGTGTGAACCTGGCACTGGTCATGGCACTGATGTACTGTTTGGATGTCAGCTTCATTGAACAAGGCACTGAAGATAGAGAAG ATCTGCTCCAGGCACTGCCGCTGCTCACAGAGAGACAGTATGTGTTAGCAGTGCATAGTCGTTTGACAGACAGCCAGCCTTGGAAGCTTCCTGGCCTTCAGGCTGTGTGTCGCCTGACTTGGGCTCTATCTCTTAGGGTTCTGTCGCAGCTACCACAGGGTGCAG CCCTGGTGGAGTTCACCGAGGCTGATGAAGTGCTGGCTGACCAAGCCGTTCTAGGAGACGTCTTCCTTTTTATGAAAGAGGGCATGCTTGATTGTGAAAGTTGCCTCCAGGAGGAGTTTTATATCCGTCGCCTGCATTCACTCATCACAGATTTTCTAGCATTAATGCCAATGAAG GTGAAGCATTTACGTAACCGTGCTGATGAAGATGCCCGCTTGTTGCATATGTCTTTACAAATGGACAATGAGCCTCCATCATCATTGCGCAAGGACTTGGACCACCTAATGATGCTT ATAGGAGAGTTCTACAATAAGGATCCTTTTGGACTGGAGTTGGGTCTGGATTTTTGGTGTCCAACAGATCCCCTCCAACACAACTCACTGCAAGGATCTTACCTGGGAATGGCGCTGCAGAGGCCCCCACATAAACAa GTGGTTCTGTCAAAGTTTGTGCGTCAAATGGGAGATCTTCTGCCCTCCACCCTCTATATCTCATACCTCCGAATGCTGAAAGGTCTTGCCAACGGTCCTCAGTGTGCTCACTACTGCTTCAGCCTACTAAAAACCAATGGAGCTTCACATG GTGATAACATTCAGGGAGTAGCAGGCAGTCCAGTGTCATGGGAACATTTTTTCCACTCATTAATGCTGTACCATGAGAATTTACGACGAGACCTACCCAATCCTGATACAGTCCATTATCGACAGCCGCCTATACGGGGAATAACTCAAAGAGAACTGGAAGGACTCACCTCATTTTTGCAGTTACTCACTACAATTATTACATGG AGTGAAAATGCTCGCCTGGCATTGTGTGAGCACCCACAGTGGACCCCTGTGGTGGTGATGCTGGGCTTGCTTCAGTGCAGTGTTCCTCCTGTCTTGAAAGCTGAGTTACTTCTCTGTTTAGCGGCCTTCGGCAAATCGCCCGAAATTGCTGCTTCGCTCTGGCAGTCGCTAGAGTACACACAG ATTCTTCAGACGGTGCGTGCCCCAGGACAAAGACAGGCAGCAGGAATTGAG ATGGAGCTAAATGAGATCGAGTCAAGCTGTGAGGAGTACCCTCTGACTCGAGGCTTCTGTCATCTGATAAGTACTTTGGCGGAGAGCAGCGTTCCCCTTAATTTAGGCGCGGGGCTGCGTGTGCCAGGCTTCCAGCCGTACCTGAATTTCTTGCGAGACACCGTCTTCTTGGCTTTCCCCACCAGAGCATATCGGCATCCAGCTGAGAAG TGGGAAGTAGCTGACACCACGCTTGAAGTCTTTCACAAACTGCTGCGGGATTACGAGCCGCAGCCATCAGACTTCGTCCAGGAGATGGTGGAGTTGCAGGGCGAGCTGGTCCCAGCCCACAAGCCGCCGGGCCACAGCATCATGTTCCACCTGCTTAACGACTCTCCTATGTTGGCGCTCTGCCTCAGCGTGCTGGAGGAGGGTGTACGCCAGCTGGATACCTACGCTCCTTTTCCTG GCAAGAAGCACCTGGAGTCTGCAGTACTGCATTGCCTCTGCCTGCTTGACCTGACCCTGCAAAAAGAGGTGGTGTTCATGGACCTCCTCAGGGAGAGCCAGCCCTCTCTTTTAGTTTCCCCGTTGGAGCAGCTCCTGCAGGGGGTCAGTCCGCAAACCCGCAAAGCAGATCACATTGTCAATGTAGCCAG GTATCTCTACCACAATGACTCCAACCCTGAGGCTGCTTTCCAGAGTGCCAAGATCTTGCGTCACATTGCAAATTACCCTAACATTCAAGACAGGCTTGTTGGAGATTTCACACATGACCAG GTTGTGAGCGAAAAGCTGATGGCAGGCTTTGTGGAGTGTCTGGATAATGACGAAGCAGAAGAAGGAACAGTGACTGAAAATG ATACAGATTCCCAAAAGAATGTTGCACGAATACGACATGAAACCCAAGTTCATATCCTCAACCTGCTCATTACCTCTTTGGAGTTGAAGACACCCAATCTGGCATTGTATCTACTGGGCTTTGATGTCAAAAAGCACGTGTCCGCTACCAACCTGCAGGATCCAG GTGTGTTAGGGTGCCCGCGGAGTTGCCTGCATGCCATCCTAAGTCTCTTGCAGCGAGGCACTGAGAAAAGATCAGGACCCGCTCTCACTCGACATGCTCCACACCTGGCTGAGCTGTGCTACCAG GTGATCTACCAACTGTGTACCTGCTCTGAAACATCTGGACCCACCATGCGGTATTTGAGGACAAGCCAGGACTTTCTGTTCTCACATCTGCAACATTTACCTTTTGTTCCACCTG GCGACCAAATTGCTGCCCTGTCACAGATGTCTTGGCTCATGAAAATAGCTGCAATCGAACTCAGGGTGACGTCATTGAACCGCCAGCGCTCACACACACAGCGACTTGTCAACTTGCTGCTTGATGACCAGCCACTCTCGCAGCATGCAG CTGAAGGTGAATCTGGCATGGAGGAGGAGACGAGATCTGTCAGTGGTTTTTTACATTTTGACTCTGTTTCCAAAG TACGCAGAAAGTTGCTTAGTGTGTTGGACGCCATCGACTTCAGCCAAGACATGCCCGAGCTGCTGCAGTTGGACTTCTTTGAGCGCACTCAGATAGAACAAGTCATCTCCAACTGTGAACATGTCAACGACCAAGGACACACAGTGTGCAATGTGAAG TTGCTTCATAGAGTGCTTGTTGCTGAGGTGAATGCTCTGCAAGGGATGGCAGCCATCGGACAAAGACCCCTGCTGATGGAG GAGGTGAACTCGATCCTGCAGCAGGTGGTGGAACGCAACCGCGTCCGACGGAGTCTGAGCGCCAAGAGACACGCTCTGCAGTCGTGGAGGAGCCTGGTGGAGACGCTGCTGACCGCCTGCCCTGCTGACCTCATAGCAGTAGAAGATAGACAGCTCATCATTCGAGACTTGCTTTTGGACCTCCATGACAAG GTTTTATCAGAGGATGCAGCAGGAGAACTGATGCCTATTGTGGCTGGGGCTGTCTTTACGCTGACTGCTCACCTCAGCCAATCAGTCCTGTCTGAACACCAGGAAGGGGCGGCGTTAGAATCCTCATCCGGTTTTGCCTCCATCGCAAACTCTGCCCTTCATCTTATTCTTCGCAAGTTGCTGGACTTTATTCTTTGCACTG GTGGAGGATACCAACGTCTACGTGCACACCTGTATGGCTCCTTGCTGTACTACCTTCAAATTGCCCAGAAACCTGAGGAACCAGACACTTTACAGACAG CTAGGAGTGCCATGTGGGCGCGGATCACAGCCCCCGAAGACGGCTTCTCCAAACTGCAGAGAGAAAACCTCACTATCATTGAGAGCTATGGCAGAGCTTTAATGGAAGTGGTTTGCAAGGATGCGTGTGATGGCCATGAAATTAGCAGG ATGCTTGCTCTTGCAGTGCTGGACCGAATCCTGTCCATCGACCGGCAGAACCAGTGGCTGTTGTTCGTGTGCAACAGTGGCTACCTGCGCTCACTGGTGGAGAGCCTCAGGCGCGATGATGCTGCCCTGCAGAGCCTACTCGCACCTCAGCCACCCCTCCTCAAGCCACTCTACATCTACGAGAGCAAGATG gCTCTGCTTACCCGTGTGGCCAAGACGAACCAGGGAGCTGTAGAGTTGCTCCGCTGCGGCCTAGTAGCGCAGCTGATCGAGTGCCAAGTATTTGACATGATACCAGACAACGAATCTCACAG AGTGACGAGAGACCTGTCGGGGTTCATCCCCAGCCCAATGGACCGTTACAGACAGATTCTTTTACCCACCCTGAGGCTCTTCCTGGTCATACTCACATCGACCACTATGAATCACCAGCAGGGGGCGGCACAG ATCCTACAGTGGCTGATAGTTCACGCAGACACTATCCAATCACTGCTTCGCTGTCCAGAGCTCAGCGTAGGAGCCTTGCAGGAGCTCTCTTTGCTTACTGGTATCATCAGTAAGACAGCTTTACCAG GGGCTCTTGAGATGGGCAGTGAGGTCAATGGTGCTTCTCTGATGGAGTTTCAAGGTCACATCAACAGATTCCAG CGATTATGCCTTTTGCTGCTCGGCCGCCTGGCAGGCAGTGAGCGCGAAAGGTTACTGAAGCAAGCGGAGATGAGTACAGCTACAGTCTCAGCTGAACGAAAAGAGGAGATGGAGGTGGCCATGCAACAA GTTTGCGCTAACATCATGGAGTACTGCCAAATCCTACTCTTGCAGAGCTCGGCTCAAGCTCAGTTCACAATCTGCCTCTTCAGCCCGTTTGGCGGCGAGCCGGCTGGCAGGGAGGGAGGACGCACAG ATCTGACCTCCAGCCTGCCCAATATGGCTTACTCGCGAGCCCCCAGTCTGGGCCTTGTGCTCTTCCTGCTGAAGAACAGTGCCTCAGACTTCTTCCGCTTCCACCAGAGTCATAGGCAGAGTCTGGGCAAGCTGCAGAGTCTGGATCAGCTGCCCCCCGAGGAGCTCAAGGAG TTGTGCCAAGGTCTGGTATCCGGTCCAGGAGGGGTGGAGAAAATCTCCTCGGTGCAAAGAAGTCTTCTTGCCAAAAGAAGATTGGTGCAGCTCATCAATAACAGAGCCAAGCTGTTGGCCCTCTGCTCCT ACATCATTGAGACATGTCTTTTTGTGTTGTGGCGCCACCTGGAATATTACCTGCTGCATTGCACCCCTACCGACCCAAAGGATTACCCCCTGCCAGGAACCACGTTGTATCAGTCTCGCCTTGGGGAAG ATTCCTTTGGCAGCCTTCAGACCAGCAGTGGACGCGGAGCCGTCTCGCGCGTCAGCAAGCAAGATTTAGAGCTG TTGAAGAGTGACATGGCTGCAGGTTTTGGGGAAGTTCTTCAGAGAAAGCTTCTGGAGGTGGAAAGCTTATACAGCCAAGTGCGCTCACGCTACGCCTTCATCCAGGCGCTCGTTCGCAGAATTCGAGGTCTCCTCAGGCTGCCAAAAAGCTGA